In Dermacentor andersoni chromosome 11, qqDerAnde1_hic_scaffold, whole genome shotgun sequence, the sequence TGTTTTATCGTTCCTTTTTATTGCATGCTCTTCTAAAGGAGCaccaaagagagagaaaaaaattttcaACTGTGTTTGTAAATTACCCTTCTGATAATACTAAAAATAACTCTTATTATAGAAGGCACGGTGAATGACGCTAGAAATTTCCCAAATCTCTTATTGAGCTAGAAACAGCCAAATACAAAGatatactttgaaatccgtgaggTCACGTTGATGTTCTGACTAGAGTTCTTGCACgaaatcaaaaaaaagaaaagcttagatcttcatttttttctcgcaATAATTAACCTATTACTGCGAAATAAAGACGGTAAGAAATACTTTTTAAAATCTAAACTGAATAAATATCTCATTagcgtttcttttttatatagtctCTTAATGTACCATTCCTTTCGGGCGTACAGAAGTGGCTAGAGGGCGCTACGCACGCAAAAAGCGCTTGGGACATGATTCAAAGCGGACAccgattttctccctttcccgtCCAGAGCAAGCCAGAGTGGACAGTGCCCGCGGATCTTTGCCTTCGGCAGCGTTGGCTCCGGTTTCCGAGACCATGCCCGAATGGCTCGAGTCGCCGGACCCGGGTTCTGACCAGGCCGAGGAGTCAACCGGCGGTGCGACCACCGAGTGCTCGCCTGCCGTCAAGGTGCCGAGCGACCAGTGGTTACCGCGTCGCCTTTCGCAGCTGGGAATACCGTACGTACCGCGAACGGGCGAGAAAACGTCCACTGAACCTACTCGGGAACCTTCTAAGCAGACGTCTGGGGAACATTTCGTGAAGCTTTCCGGAGGACCTACGAAGGAACCTTCTAAGAAACATTCGAGGGAACCATCCGAGGGACCTTCCAACGAACCGTCTAAGGTGACTGCCAAGGAGACTTTGAAGCAACCATGTGAGGATCCAACCCGGAAGTTTTCGAAGCAGCGTTCCAAAGAATGTTCCAAAAGTTCACCTCAAGGACATTCTGAGACGCCCGCTCGGAAGCTTTCTAAAACAACTTCCAAGGAACAGTCCGACGGACCATACAAGGAAATTTCAAAGGAACCTTCCGGGCAAACGTCCTGCGGAGCTTCGAGAAAAAGTTTGGTGGAGCCTTTTAAGAAGTCTTTCGAAGCAGCTTTCAAGAAATCTTCCCAGCGAGGTTCGAAGGAACATTGCAAGGAGCCATTCGTGGAACTGTTCGAGAGACCATCCACGGAACCTTCAAAGGCAGCCTCTAGGGACCCCCCTGCAAAATCTGTAGAATCATTCGCACGAGCTACCGCGGAACCCGCCGCGGAACGAACAGGCAAGGGTGCTAAACTTGCAGTTCTTGCTATCATAGTCGTCGTCGTTCCACACTGTTCCACACCGTAGTCTACACATGGCGGAATTTGGTAGTGCCCAGGTTTGCAACCCTCTATGCTCCGATGCTCGAGTCATGAAAATCGCGTAATTTAGGAAGCACTTTAGGCAGAGTAAGCTTTGTGGCGATTGACTAGGCATATATATTATGCCGTCTTTTTgtacttcttttttgttgtttgtacGGAATTCATCAAAGCCTCTGCGACAAGCAGTGACTTAAACGTTCAGCTTTGTCACTTGAAAATGTGGGCATTGTTCGCACGACAAATTTCAGTGTCATAACCGGTTGCAATTGAAGTCAACGTAGCCTTCATTTACAGCTGCTAGCGTTGAATTTGTTTAGAATGGCGTGTTACGAGAGAATGAAATGCGAGCAGCGGAGCACGTGGCTTTCAGCGCATGCTGCGCCCTCTAACGGCATCCGCTGTGAACTGTTGCACTTGCTCAGTTAAGTCACGCGACTCGCGTCTTCGCATCCTCGACCGCCGCTCAGCTTATCACAATGTGTCGCGGTGGACGCTAGTGAGCAGATATATTTCTGCCTCTCGCGCAAGACAGCACGTCGATGTTCTGACGAGGGTCTTGGTAACCCTTACTGACACTGTAAACTCACGTTCTCTTGCGActcgctctatttttttttttttttttttgtcaaccatGCTGCGACTTTAAATGCTCAGTGAAGGTTACCGTCTGGTTTCAGCTGCTCGGACGGTGACATTGACAGACGTCAGTCTTAGCGCGGACACTGGGATTCGTCATCTGACCTCCGAAGAAATAGCAGGCCACAGCGAAGACAGCACCTCTGCTTCCGTGGTTGAGACGCACACCGAGAAAGGGACTGCCCACGCGAGGGTCACTAGAAATGGCGCCACGCGCAGGTCAGcgcttttgattgattgattgattgattgattgattgattgattgattgattgattgattgattgattgattgattgattgattgattgattgattgattgggagcagcattccgggcaagttggtaatccattgcttaaatgatactgcgcgacataaaaaacgacacgtccgtgtcgttttttatgtcgcgcaatatcatttaagcaagtGATTGATTGGGTCGGTCAGTCGGTCTTAACATCCCAAGGCAATACAGGAGCGATGAGAGACGCTGAATGCGAGACTTCTCTCACCATGTGTTTATTAACGAGCACCTTGACCTAAGTATCAAGTATTTTTTGCACTCTGTCCCCATGAGAACGCCGCCGCTGCGGCCGGTTATCGCGCCCGCGACATCATGTTCAGTGAGTAGACGTCATATAGCAACGTAGCTACCTCGGCAGACCAGACAGCATGTCTCGCGCATTGGAATCTCTGCGACAAGAGGTAATTTATAGGCGGGCACCTAGCGGGCACTTCTGGCTGCTACATTTTGGGTACGTGCCCGCTATTCTGGGGGGCTTAATTGCGACGTCTCGATGTCGGTTTGGGCGGTGAATTCGGGAATTCGACTGATGGCACGTTATTATCTGTTGAGTTAGCTTTATTCTCTTCAATCGCCTGCGCAGTTGCGAACGTTAGAGCGGTTTCATATAGGTCGTTTTGACGGATCGCGCACTTTATCTACAAGCTGACCTGCATTAAAGCGCTATCAGGTTTCAGAATGACAGTAAAACGTACGCGCTACCTGAGCCCTTTATAGCCCGCCGCCAGTTTGTTATAAAGTGCAACTCATGCCCGTATGGCAACAGTTGAAGACAGGAACGAATTGTCGTTTCTCAACATTGAGAGCTGCTCGATTGCGCAGCGATCATGGCAAGACGCAAACGTTTTTCTCACAACATTGCCATACAACTATCATAACGACAGCCGCGCAAAGAGAGACGGTGACACAGCGCAGGACAACGCGCTTATCGAGTGCAGAACACAGGTCAACGCGTCAACACAGGTCAACTGTGTTATACCCTGTGCGGGCCTTTCCTTGTCTTGTGCGTCGCCGTTCCTcttagggcacattcacaccggcgacttcaggaggtcgcgcgaccatttgcgactcgcaatcaaaaagcgaccgaaggcgactgatgttcacaccggcaagcccggctgagcgcgacccgcaagtcgcaatcccggagattatcgttctcagcgagaactctcggaatctacgcggaatttgaacgcgacgccggaggaggccggatgtagacacacgaaagatcacttccggtgcgccgctgattggtttatcagttttgcgaccacggtcgcgcgactgaaaaatcgcacagagagcgactggcccaaaatggtcgcttttcaagaaaggcgaccgtttgcgaccatttgcgactggtcgctttgcgaccaacttggtcgcgcgaccactgtcagtcgccggtgtgaatgagcccttacACTGCCGTCATGATGAACGTCAGCCAACT encodes:
- the LOC126539016 gene encoding uncharacterized protein translates to MRNGEPPEMSTTTSSYETALTTTSRNRDKESAKEQARVDSARGSLPSAALAPVSETMPEWLESPDPGSDQAEESTGGATTECSPAVKVPSDQWLPRRLSQLGIPYVPRTGEKTSTEPTREPSKQTSGEHFVKLSGGPTKEPSKKHSREPSEGPSNEPSKVTAKETLKQPCEDPTRKFSKQRSKECSKSSPQGHSETPARKLSKTTSKEQSDGPYKEISKEPSGQTSCGASRKSLVEPFKKSFEAAFKKSSQRGSKEHCKEPFVELFERPSTEPSKAASRDPPAKSVESFARATAEPAAERTGKGAKLAVLAIIVVVVPHCSTP